Within the Debaryomyces hansenii CBS767 chromosome E complete sequence genome, the region CAACGTCTTGAAGGACGTCCTTGCCGAGTATAACACCTAGTTACAGTTGTATTATCCGTATACTTCAGTCCTACAGTAGTCagtttataaattatatacagTACATATCAAGGCTTTTAAGAAAAAATCGAATCGGACCTTGAACCGTACATACTTTATATCACAACTAAATGAATGAACGCTGCATCTGATACCTCGTCTGGTAGGGAGAACCACTTAAAGAAGGGCTCTAAAGTTTCTCCTTATGAAGCATTAATTGCTGGATCACTTTCAGGTGCTATAGCTAGGTATGTTAATTTGCATCATCAGATTGAACGATAGATACTAACAATTGATATAGAGGAATAATTGCACCATTGGATACAATAAAGATAAGATTACAGCTTCAGATACAGGGATATGATACTTACAAAGGTGCAAGTAAAACTTTTGTTAGTATTTGTAAGAATGAAGGTGTCAAAGCTTTATGGAAGGGAAATGTCCCTGCAGAAATATTGTACATTTTGTATGGTGCTATACAGTTTACTTCTTATTCAGCTTTGAGCAAAGCATTATCGGAgtttgaaaagaataacCGTAATCTTTTTACCATAAGCAACTCTACGCATTCATTAATTGCTGGGTCCGGATCTGGTTTAGCAAGCACATTCTTCACGTACCCGTTTGATCTATTGAGAACAAGATTAGCTGCTAATTCAGAAGCCCATTTTTTGTCTATGCTGTCCACCATAAAACTGATATATGAAATGCATGGT harbors:
- a CDS encoding DEHA2E10428p (similar to uniprot|P53257 Saccharomyces cerevisiae YGR096w) codes for the protein MNAASDTSSGRENHLKKGSKVSPYEALIAGSLSGAIARGIIAPLDTIKIRLQLQIQGYDTYKGASKTFVSICKNEGVKALWKGNVPAEILYILYGAIQFTSYSALSKALSEFEKNNRNLFTISNSTHSLIAGSGSGLASTFFTYPFDLLRTRLAANSEAHFLSMSSTIKSIYEMHGIGGFCKGLTPGLLSVASSTGLMFWSYELAREFSNNYKDVIPFLEGFCGFIAGATAKGLTFPLDTLRKRIQMLSKTRDIDQNSIKAIQLCKTILKNEGIFGFYKGFSISILKSAPTSAISLFTYEYSLSAIKEFTSKHKKL